The following are encoded in a window of Periplaneta americana isolate PAMFEO1 chromosome 13, P.americana_PAMFEO1_priV1, whole genome shotgun sequence genomic DNA:
- the LOC138712213 gene encoding E3 ubiquitin-protein ligase RNF181-like: protein MADYFEEMGWEPLAQGQTPNQLLHLARLLRDFGMWEELGVGQKLPPCASKECVENLAQKQVTSSGEKCPVCLKEHEVGETVKVLPCHHAFHSTCILPWLERTNSCPLCRYELPTDDEEYEMYRKEKLRAKQREAELETLHNSMFS, encoded by the exons ATGGCAGATTATTTTGAGGAAATGGGCTGGGAACCTCTGGCTCAAGGGCAAACGCCAAATCAACTATTACATTTAGCAAGATTGCTTAGGGATTTTGGAATGTGGGAAGAATTGGGAGTTGGTCAGAAATTACCACCTTGTGCCTCAAAAGAGTGTGTTGAAAATTTGGCACAGAAGCAAGTCACGTCTTCTG GTGAAAAGTGTCCAGTATGTTTGAAAGAACATGAAGTGGGAGAAACAGTAAAAGTTTTGCCATGCCACCATGCCTTCCATTCTACATGCATATTGCCGTGGTTGGAAAGG aCCAACTCTTGTCCTTTATGTCGCTATGAACTACCAACTGATGAtgaagaatatgaaatgtataggAAAGAAAAGCTGAGAGCAAAACAAAGAGAAGCTGAATTGGAAACTCTGCATAATTCCATGTTTTCttaa